A segment of the Lycium ferocissimum isolate CSIRO_LF1 chromosome 10, AGI_CSIRO_Lferr_CH_V1, whole genome shotgun sequence genome:
TTTACTGTTCTCAAACAATAGAATTGCTAGTATTAAATAGCAGAAGATATTTAAAAACGAGTAGAGAACCTTGAAGTATAAAAGTTTCACAGAAGGGCTTCCTTTGATAGAAGCAAGGAAATCAATTCTCTTGATTCTCTAGTGTGCTTGAATTGAAACAAAGAATAATTAGGAATCTGAATGAATTGGCTTTTGGGGTTTACACTTAATGACAGCATGAATACGAGTAGTCAAGAAGTCTTTTCTGAAAGGGTGTGTAATTAAGCGAGGAGTGACTTTGAAAATGCATGGATTAAGTTGTAACTGAAAGAATCTGTTCGGGTCTTTTAAATAAAGAATACTAACACGAAAATAAGTGGAAAATGCCCAAAAagtgataaaataaaaaataaaaataacaattcTGGTTGAGGAGACCGCCACGCCACTGGCACCATGTCCCtgctttatatatttatatagattAGTAGGGAATTGCTCCTGAAAAGGAAAActaaaaattacaatttttttgcAGGGATTAGATGAAAGGAGGACACGTAATACATGGTAGTATAGTAACGACGGTAGTGGGAAGGAAATGGTTGACCAGCACAGTCTTTGACTTCCGTCCAACAACATGTTGACTGGTCATTTCAATGCCGTCCTGATGGAAAACTAAAAATCAGGGCCAAAATTGGGGAAAAAATGTGTTACACTTTGGGTCTATTTTACCTTTGTTCCTTGACACTCATAACCAAAATTCAATCTGAGGATTCTTTTGAATTAGAGTCAAAAGTAGTGAGTTAAGTTTGAACTTTTTTCTCGTTCTAAAAATGCATTGATACGTAGAGTTCATCCATTTCGTGTTGAAGAGAGTGACATTGATTCGGGGAAATCAAAATAATCTAATTTAATGACTCTTATTAGTTGGTAATTAATCCAAAACACTTGAACTAAGACCATTCGttgattatttaatttaatttaattttcttaatgtTTATGCAAGAATGATTGTTGCCAGCGTCCAATTAGGTAACTACGGTTTCTCGGATAAATGTAAATATAGTAAAGTTACTAGCAAAcagaatatgaaaataaatgaaaaaagggtaaaatgttCTTCAAAACAGTAGAGGGTTTTTTCTTTCGTTGAATAAACATAATGACTAGTATAAAAGAACAATGTCATCAACTGGTCTAAGTTTTGAAAACCTAATATAAAATGTTCTTCCAAAGACTATTCCCTTGACCACAATCTTTGTGTTTAACGAGAACTACTTCAATTGGAAGTACACCGTGTTTTATTTTAGACTATCAAGATCAAAATTAAATACACCTAACGGCACAAAAGCTGAAACAAGTATAGATtgataatttgaaaaaagaaacgGTATGTTACTCCAATTAAACTACAatgattttataatattttttacaatGTTGGCCCCTGGTGAAATCAATTTTTAAACGAACTAGCTTCTTCTCAATACCGaagttatttatttagaaaataGACACAACGAGGAAGGGTTGGGATTTCTTTGAATTAATATCGCACAGGGATGCTTGACTAGAAGCTAGCAAAATTGCCCCAAATAAAAATGCAAAGGGAGACAAAACTTACTGTCAATTCAAAGTGGatggaaaatgaaaaacaagCCAACCATCATAAATGCAAGCAGCAGAATATTAGTAATTTACTACTTGCGAGGAAACAAGAAGAATCTACGACGCTGGtgtgaaataaaataaaaaatcagtaGTACACTTAGATCCCCCAAAAAAACTGAATGAAACACTAGGAAGACTAAAAGCAAACAGAGAAACCAATAGGAAAGTGCGTTTATTTTCAATAcagttgtacacttgtactccGAATAAATTCACAAAAATTATACCGCGCCTTTGTTATGCGCATTATATTTTGTGCCTATAAGCCCACCCCACAGCCATAATATACTACATTACCTACTATCACATGATTGTAACCTCAAAAGCCACTTATAGGGAAGAATACCCACAGAGATTTCTCATTCTCATTCAACTCCTTTGAAGTCTCCTTCTCTTGTTCAAAATTCCTCATAGACATATatttgttgaagaagaatagtcaaagttcaattcttgatttctAGCAGAAGTGATTAGTAATGGCATCAACTTCTTTTGCTCTTCCTTCTCTAAAAGTACAATTCCCCTCACATAAACCATCATCTTCTTATACGAGCTCATCGTCTCATCGGGTCATTGTTCGATCCATTAAAGATTCAGTGTCTGAGAGGCCACCTTTCATTTCATCGCCACCCGTTAAACCAACAAAACTCCCGACCAGAAAAGTCCCTGGAGATTATGGACTACCATTGGTTGGTCCATGGAAAGACAGACTTGATTACTTTTACAATCAGGGCAAAAATGAGTTTTTCAAATCTCGAATTCAGAAAAATCAATCTACTGTTTTTCGAACCAACATGCCACCgggtcctttcatttccttcaatcCAAACGTTGTTGTTTTGCTCGATGGTAAAAGTTTCCCCACCCTTTTTGATGTCTCTAAGGTTGACAAAAAAGATCTCTTCACCGGTACTTTTATGCCTTCAACTGAGCTCACAGGCGGTTATCGTGTTCTCTCCTATCTTGATCCTTCCGAACCAAACCACGCTAAACTGAAGAAACTCATGTTTTATCTCCTTTCATCACGACGTAACGAAGTCATCCCCGAGTTCCACAATAGCTATTCCGAGCTATTTGAAACACTAGAGAATGAACTCGCCACGAAAGGGAAGGCTGGGCTTAATGCAGCAAATGACCAAGCCGCATTTAACTTCCTGGCTCGATCTTTATACGGAGTTAATCCGCTAGACACCGAACTCGGGTCTGATGGACCCAAGTTGATTGGCAAATGGGtgtttttccaacttcatccttTGCTAATTCTTGGCCTACCAAAGGTTCTTGAAGACCTTGTCATGCATACTTTTAGGCTGCCCCCTGCTTTAGTGAAAAAAGACTACCAGAGATTGTACAACTTCTTCTATGATAACTCAACTTCCGTTCTTGATGAAGCGGAAAAAATTGGTATTTCACGAGAGGAGGCTTGTCACAATTTGCTATTCGCGACATGTTTTAATTCATTTGGAGGAATCAAAATCTTTTTTCCCAATATGTTGAAGTGGATAGGCAGAGCTGGGGCCAAACTGCACTGCGAACTGGCTCAGGAGATACGTTCAGTTATTAAATCAAACAATGGAAAAATCACAATGGCTGCCATGGAAAAAATGCCGCTAATGAAATCTGTAGTCTATGAGTCCCTACGCATTGAACCGCCAGTAGCATCACAATACGGCAGAGCAAAACGTGACATGGTAATTGAGTCCCATGATGCATCATTTGAGATCAAAGAAGGTGAGCTTCTTTATGGGTTTCAACCATTTGCAACTAAAGACCCCAAAATATTTGACCGATCGGAAGAGTTTGTTGCCGATAGGTTTGTTGGTGAGGAAGGGGAAAAGCTACTGAAACATGTGTTATGGTCAAATGGATCTGAAACAGAGAATCCATCGGTAAATAACAAGCAGTGTGCTGGAAAAGATTTTGTGGTGTTGGTTTCaagattgttgttggttgaattGTTCATTCGATATGATTCCTTTGAGATTGAAGTTGGTGCATCTCCTTTAGGTGCTGCAATTACCTTAACATCTTTGAAAAGAGCAAGCTTTTGATCAACTAATTAGTATATTTGTGTAAGTGTATTATATTTCATTGTTATTAAGAGTTTAAAAGAACAATGCTGGTAACTGGGGATGGAGCCGGTGATGGAAGAAATATAATGTTGTTAGCAATAATACAATTTGAGTTGAGTGGTAGTTGGGGGAGGCTTTTTACATTTAATGTCATCTACTACAGATGTGTATAGTTTAGTagtataatattttttgttggAGATTATATAATCATTTTACTCTTTTCTATGATCAATCTCTATGCTGTTCTCAATAAATACATTATTTATTTCGTGACCTCACATGTTATTCTTATGTACTCCCTCCAATTCATAATACGTGTTAACTCagcatttttattttgattcaaaataagtgttcacttatataattaagaaGGAATTGATTATTCTCTTTCAAATTTACCTCTATTTAAGTGAGTTCGTATGTAATTAAGAAACTATACTAATTAGGTTGTATTTATTAAGAATTAGTTTAATCAAAATATCTATTTTTGTCTAGAGCGTTAGCATTTTCCTAAGAGGTGTGCAAGATGCTAAATAGATATTTATTTCGAACAGGAGGGAATATAATATCGAACAACTTATATTTACATGTAAGTATAGGCGgatccaaattttatttttatgggtttAAGATTTCTATTTCAACCACAATACCCATCACCTGGTTTGAACCAACTATAAAGAAGGGATATGCAGTGTAACTTGTTCTTCCACTATCATGTCGAGCGTAATTGGATTATCAGAAGCGAGAAAGGAAATTTATGTTCACATGTCTCAAGGtgttgatattaaattagttattttaattttatcacCTATAACTTAAACTGATAAATACATAACACTTGATTatggtaaaaatgaaaaaatttgcATGAAAATACTTAGCTTGTGTTCGTTAATTTGGTATAACCACTAAATACGAGTAAGTTTTTATTTGCATCTCATATGATAAAGGAATAAACTTTGAGTCGGTGAGATTtgtcgaacaccatacaagaaGACCAAATGTCCATCAAAATTTTGCACACTTAGAACTGAACAACATAAAATGGCCTCAACGTCGAGTAACCATGAATTGAAATGTTCTAACTTAGACGTCATGATAAAAATGGACGTTCAATTCAACTCAATCTCAAAAATTAActtatgaaatgaaatttgTCCAAGATGATATAAGAAGACTAGATTCGCATCTCACAATCGGCTGAATGTCGACGCGCCTTTTCACTTATTTTGATTAAGACAAAAAAGCTATCTCTTAAGTGGAGCCTAGTTTAACATGTATATTTGAAACTGCATTAATGGAATCATCTCGCATGTCGTATTTGCCAAAAAAATCTAGAGATTGGCCCACATAAAAAGTGAATGGCGTTTGATGGTTCACCGGAAAAAGTGTTGCTTTTGGTAGATCGCGGCGGATCCAATATGAAGTTGACCTTTTCCAAACACCAGAATTCTGAATTTAATATAAGAGGTCCCCTTTTTTAATAACCAAAAAGTTTCCCTCAAACCATACAATTAAAATCCTTGCTTATTACTAGTACTAAACTTTTTTTCGTTCACTGATCCCTTTAGACATTATACGAAACGTGACGCTCCTCACGGAGAGTTAATCAGGTAGGATTGACATGCTTCTAAGCTGGCAAGTTTTCGAAAATGAGGTCACATGATACCTTaagcgaatcccacatcggaaTGAGAgaggaaaatgaaattttttcataAGACATGTCTCAAATTCACGTGATATCTTACTTTTGGGGCTCTTCGAGGCGTAACTTTGAAGACAAATCTATATGTGCCCTAAGCTCAAAGCGACCAATATGTGCCATGGACTTGGATTGTCAAACATAATTTCGCACTTTCTTCCCAGCAGAATGCAACACCAAACAAGCATGAAATGAAGATGTATATGTGGGCTCGTACATCTCAATGCTTCAATGGCCCCAGGAATATCACAAGTGCAAGCCCAACTATATTTTCTTTCACGAATTTTACGAGAATAAAAGTGTTAGTAC
Coding sequences within it:
- the LOC132033300 gene encoding allene oxide synthase 1, chloroplastic-like → MASTSFALPSLKVQFPSHKPSSSYTSSSSHRVIVRSIKDSVSERPPFISSPPVKPTKLPTRKVPGDYGLPLVGPWKDRLDYFYNQGKNEFFKSRIQKNQSTVFRTNMPPGPFISFNPNVVVLLDGKSFPTLFDVSKVDKKDLFTGTFMPSTELTGGYRVLSYLDPSEPNHAKLKKLMFYLLSSRRNEVIPEFHNSYSELFETLENELATKGKAGLNAANDQAAFNFLARSLYGVNPLDTELGSDGPKLIGKWVFFQLHPLLILGLPKVLEDLVMHTFRLPPALVKKDYQRLYNFFYDNSTSVLDEAEKIGISREEACHNLLFATCFNSFGGIKIFFPNMLKWIGRAGAKLHCELAQEIRSVIKSNNGKITMAAMEKMPLMKSVVYESLRIEPPVASQYGRAKRDMVIESHDASFEIKEGELLYGFQPFATKDPKIFDRSEEFVADRFVGEEGEKLLKHVLWSNGSETENPSVNNKQCAGKDFVVLVSRLLLVELFIRYDSFEIEVGASPLGAAITLTSLKRASF